DNA from Corallincola holothuriorum:
AACTAACCAAAGGGTGATAATCATGTCGAAGCAAAACAACCACAATTCAAATATTAGTAACGCCAACAAACGTACTGCTGGTACAAATAAAACGTATTCGCAAAATCAGGGTAACCGCGGTGCACAATTGAACCCAAACAATCCTGCCTATCGTGGTAAAGGTAAATAAGCTGGTCGGGCGGGGTTACCCGCCCTTTACTCAACTGGAAGTGCATGGAAACGAAACCGAAAGGCAAAAATGCCAAAAAGAAACCATTCAAGCAAACCCAGCAACTGATTAATTTGGCACTGAATGACGGGTGGACACAAGTCGAGATTGCTGAAAAGTGCCGCGTCCACCAATCAGTCGTAAGTAGTTGGAAAAAAGGGGCAAAGAAAGCTGTTGAAAGTACATTGATGCCGCTACTTGAAATCTATGGGCATAAACTAAGACGTAATTCCTTCCGTGTGTATTGGAAACTTGATCCTGAAACTTTGAAACCAACTTTCCACAAAGTGGAAGGGAAGGTCATCCTATCACAAAGTTTTTCTGACCCAAGGCGGAAGAACTGTAAACTTATAAAGAAAATCCCAGTGTACAAGCTGGTCATACATGATCAAGGCAAGGGTAAGTTCAGGGTAATTCAACAAAATCGACTTACCTTCGGGGATTCAAACGAAGAACTTGAATGCAGCCAAGAAGATGCCATTTGGAGTTCAATTATCGGCGATCAAATGAGTGCAGTCGAACTGATTGATTTTGTTGAAATTTACTGCAAAGAACAGCTTAGAAAATACCCAAGTGATGCTAATACGCTACCCTATTTAATCCGTAAGGCACTGCTGAACCATGGCTACCATGTGGAGGGTGTTGTGGAATACCCGGCAGTTTGGTAGGTTTGTATCACCCCATAGGTTAAGGGCGCCTTAACGCCCCAAGTGCGGTACGACCGCGTTTATAGTTTGAATACCTTCGGGTTAACCCCATGATTAGCCAATTCGCTATCATGGCGTGAATCAAACACATTTAGGTGTGCAGTATTATTGCCCCGAATGGGGATAGGCGAACGGGTGACTTATTAGCTGAACCGTAGTGCTGTATAAAGGGAAAGGGTGGGCTAATACCCAAGCCGTTAGCAATAACCGCTTGGGTATTTTTTATCACTTCTAACTGTGGACTAATCAGTCAGTGGCACGTTCCATAGCGTAAATTTCGTGTATTGCGCTATAACAAGTCAATTAACTACGCGCCTACGGCACCGGAACTAGCAATGCTGCGCCGTTTATTGAGGCGTACCCCCATCCCCCAACTTGTTTCTGTCCAATAGTGAGTTACAGCGAATAACACCCATTCGCTCCGCAGGGTCACCACGCTATGTCTTACCAGCGGCAGGGCAGTGCCATCAGGAGTCATTCACCCGTTCAACCGACAAAGGACTGGCAGCTCCAAACAGGCAACAACCGTCGTTGGCAGAACGCCTATTGAGGGATTTATTAGGTTGCTGAGCCCATTATGTACTCTGGGTGCCCAGTATGTTCATCAGTTTGTTCGCTCAACACGGCAAACCCCTGAGATAGATAGAACTGGTAGCTTGAAACGTTCTCTTTGTAGACGGACAAAGTTAGCTGAGACCGTTGTGCTTTTGCGTGAGCAATTAGCATTTTGCCAATACCTCGCCCCTGCAACTCAGGTTCAATGAAGATTGCTGCCAGCATATTTTCATGTAAGGCATAAAACCCGACAACTTCAGAATCGCGCTCAAAAACGTAAGTTTCTGAGGCCGGTATATAGATATTACGCATGTTTTCTACCTGTGATTGCCAAAATTCAGCATCTACAAAATCATGCGCTTTGACCGATGCTTTCAGCCAAATATCCAGCACCGCTTCTAAGTCTTGTTCATTGTATTTTCGAATCATTTTATCTCTCTAGTTCAGCTGAAATTCAAAACCTACCATCGCAAACGCTGGCCATTCTGCCCCCTGCTCTTCCTTGCTATGCGCTAAACGCTAGTTTGAGTAAGGCGTCGCCAGTCTGCTCAAAGATCGTTTCCTCAACGAGTTGAAAACCGTAGCGGTGGTAAAAATAGCGGCCTACTGAGTTTTCCTTAAATACCTGAACCAACAAATCGCCATGTAGCGCTTGTGCCTTTTCCATCAGGGCTCTGCCCAAGCCATGACCATGAAACTTAGGATCAACAAACAGGCCGCCGACTTCATTGCCGATCAGGGAGATGAAACCAGCAACATTGCCATCTGCCAGTA
Protein-coding regions in this window:
- a CDS encoding helix-turn-helix domain-containing protein, with product METKPKGKNAKKKPFKQTQQLINLALNDGWTQVEIAEKCRVHQSVVSSWKKGAKKAVESTLMPLLEIYGHKLRRNSFRVYWKLDPETLKPTFHKVEGKVILSQSFSDPRRKNCKLIKKIPVYKLVIHDQGKGKFRVIQQNRLTFGDSNEELECSQEDAIWSSIIGDQMSAVELIDFVEIYCKEQLRKYPSDANTLPYLIRKALLNHGYHVEGVVEYPAVW
- a CDS encoding N-acetyltransferase; the protein is MIRKYNEQDLEAVLDIWLKASVKAHDFVDAEFWQSQVENMRNIYIPASETYVFERDSEVVGFYALHENMLAAIFIEPELQGRGIGKMLIAHAKAQRSQLTLSVYKENVSSYQFYLSQGFAVLSEQTDEHTGHPEYIMGSAT
- a CDS encoding GNAT family N-acetyltransferase encodes the protein MSEEFIQQERHNVEQLYLPNADTWVVLADGNVAGFISLIGNEVGGLFVDPKFHGHGLGRALMEKAQALHGDLLVQVFKENSVGRYFYHRYGFQLVEETIFEQTGDALLKLAFSA